A single region of the Plantactinospora soyae genome encodes:
- a CDS encoding nitroreductase/quinone reductase family protein, translating to MDNAVAHALAIGPDSSAAERTIDITTLGARSGIPRRIEIWFHRVDNRWYLSGMPGPRSWYANVRAHPRFMVHLKHGVKADLPATAVPVDEPTRRRVIAAVLDLQNRPEFAARVNQRQEFDDWFARSPLVEIVFDDEALRTASSAQSG from the coding sequence GTGGACAATGCCGTCGCGCACGCCCTCGCCATCGGACCGGACTCTTCGGCGGCTGAGCGCACCATCGATATCACAACGCTGGGCGCACGCAGCGGCATTCCGCGCCGCATCGAAATCTGGTTCCACCGCGTTGACAACCGCTGGTACCTGAGCGGCATGCCCGGACCCCGCAGTTGGTACGCGAACGTGCGCGCTCATCCGCGGTTCATGGTGCACCTGAAGCATGGGGTCAAGGCCGACCTGCCCGCGACCGCGGTGCCGGTCGACGAGCCGACACGACGGCGGGTTATCGCCGCAGTACTCGACCTACAGAACCGGCCCGAGTTCGCGGCGCGGGTAAACCAGCGCCAGGAGTTCGACGACTGGTTCGCGCGTAGCCCGCTGGTCGAGATCGTGTTCGACGACGAGGCGTTGCGGACGGCGTCCTCGGCGCAGTCCGGATAG
- a CDS encoding sugar ABC transporter ATP-binding protein has protein sequence MSDVPVVRLRGVTKAYGPVTALEDVDLDLLPGEVHCLAGENGAGKSTLIKVLTGAVARDRGDYQVSGGALGPRPSPVETRDAGIGVVYQELSLLPDLSVLDNLTMGRFPRRLFGIIDRAAQRRTALGHLDRVGLGDLDLDQPVRALPTATRQLVEIARVLGTDAKLVIFDEPTTALSEREAAALLDRVGALRDAGHTVLYVTHRLEEMFAVGDRVTVLRDGKVVATRPVAEYDHDSLIQAMVGRPVQNLYPGVRHEIGPPRLEVRGLRIAGFAAPVDLTVGRGEIVGLAGLLGAGRSEIVRAVFGADPVEGGQVKVDGVAVPGGSPRAAARHGVALVTEDRKESGLLLQLSIEANVSIASLGQVSSGSVLRGSRERRHVQQSVQGLRLKYGSFDDPVTSLSGGNQQKVLLARWLATGAKVLLLDEPTKGVDVGAKADIYQAIAEMARNGLAVLVVSSYLPELLGLCDRIVVVREREVVGELPAGEATEEKILRLTSPLTSAADLSAPMPAQAPLESR, from the coding sequence ATGAGCGACGTACCCGTGGTGCGGCTGCGCGGCGTCACCAAGGCGTACGGGCCGGTGACGGCGCTGGAGGACGTCGACCTGGACCTGCTTCCCGGCGAGGTGCACTGCCTCGCCGGGGAGAACGGGGCCGGCAAGTCGACCCTGATCAAGGTGTTGACCGGCGCGGTGGCCCGGGACCGGGGCGACTACCAGGTGTCGGGTGGGGCTCTCGGGCCGCGCCCGTCGCCGGTCGAGACCCGCGACGCCGGGATCGGCGTCGTCTACCAGGAACTGAGCCTGCTGCCGGACCTCAGCGTGCTGGACAACCTCACCATGGGCCGGTTTCCGCGCCGGCTGTTCGGCATCATCGACCGGGCCGCGCAGCGCCGGACCGCGCTGGGCCACCTGGACCGGGTCGGCCTGGGCGACCTCGACCTGGACCAGCCGGTCCGGGCGCTGCCGACCGCGACCCGGCAGCTCGTCGAGATCGCCCGGGTCCTCGGCACCGACGCCAAGCTGGTGATCTTCGACGAGCCGACCACCGCGCTGTCGGAGCGGGAGGCGGCGGCGCTGCTGGACCGGGTCGGCGCGCTGCGGGACGCCGGCCACACCGTGCTCTACGTGACCCACCGGCTGGAGGAGATGTTCGCGGTCGGGGACCGGGTCACCGTGCTCCGCGACGGCAAGGTGGTCGCGACCCGGCCGGTCGCCGAGTACGACCACGATTCGCTGATCCAGGCGATGGTCGGCCGCCCGGTCCAGAACCTCTATCCCGGCGTACGACACGAGATCGGCCCGCCCCGGCTGGAGGTACGCGGCCTGCGGATCGCCGGCTTCGCCGCCCCGGTCGACCTGACCGTTGGTCGGGGCGAGATCGTCGGGCTGGCCGGGCTGCTCGGCGCCGGCCGGTCGGAGATCGTCCGGGCGGTCTTCGGCGCCGATCCGGTCGAGGGCGGGCAGGTCAAGGTCGACGGGGTGGCGGTGCCCGGTGGCTCGCCCCGGGCCGCAGCCCGGCACGGCGTCGCCCTGGTGACCGAGGACCGGAAGGAGTCGGGGCTGCTGCTCCAGCTCTCGATCGAGGCGAACGTCTCCATCGCCAGCCTCGGCCAGGTCTCCAGCGGATCGGTGCTACGCGGAAGCCGCGAACGCCGGCACGTCCAACAGTCCGTCCAGGGCCTACGCCTGAAGTACGGCTCGTTCGACGACCCGGTGACCTCGCTCTCCGGCGGCAACCAGCAGAAGGTCCTGCTCGCCCGCTGGCTCGCCACCGGCGCGAAGGTGCTGCTGCTGGACGAGCCGACCAAGGGCGTCGACGTCGGCGCCAAGGCCGACATCTACCAGGCGATCGCGGAGATGGCCCGCAACGGGCTCGCCGTACTGGTCGTCTCCTCGTACCTGCCCGAGCTGCTCGGCCTCTGCGACCGCATCGTCGTCGTACGGGAGCGGGAGGTCGTCGGTGAGCTTCCGGCGGGGGAGGCCACCGAGGAGAAGATCCTCCGCCTGACCAGTCCACTGACGTCGGCTGCGGACCTGTCGGCCCCGATGCCCGCGCAAGCCCCTCTGGAGTCCCGATGA
- a CDS encoding shikimate dehydrogenase family protein → MSGRHRRLEAGETVDRANYMGFVGVTTGSSSINQVFPSWAEILGLPTQRLVGHDLPLDADDEQYRDLVRQIRDDPAHLGALVTTHKLRLYQAAHDLFDEVDDFARLCGEISSIAKRDGKLLGHAKDPLTAGLAAEEFLPDDHFTATGAEVVCLGAGGAGTALVWYLSQRKDRPRRIVCTDTDPDRLAHLRAVAQRGGVSAELVEYVPAADPRAVLDLLHTAPDWSLVVNATGLGKDRPGSPLPPGARLPRQGYVWEFNYRGSLEFLHQARAQADERGLTVVDGWRYFIHGWSQAIAEIFDVPMDPATVQRLSAAAEAVR, encoded by the coding sequence ATGAGCGGACGGCACCGACGGCTGGAGGCGGGTGAGACGGTGGATCGGGCCAACTACATGGGATTCGTCGGGGTCACCACCGGCAGCTCGTCGATCAACCAGGTCTTTCCGAGCTGGGCCGAGATCCTCGGGCTGCCGACCCAGCGACTGGTCGGACACGACCTGCCGTTGGACGCGGACGACGAGCAGTACCGCGACCTCGTACGACAGATCCGGGACGACCCGGCGCACCTGGGCGCGCTGGTTACCACGCACAAGCTCCGGCTCTACCAGGCGGCGCACGACCTGTTCGACGAGGTGGACGACTTCGCCCGGCTCTGCGGCGAGATCTCCAGCATCGCGAAGCGGGACGGCAAGCTGCTGGGACACGCCAAGGACCCGCTGACCGCCGGCCTGGCCGCCGAGGAGTTCCTGCCCGACGACCACTTCACGGCAACCGGTGCCGAGGTCGTCTGCCTGGGCGCGGGTGGTGCCGGTACCGCCCTGGTCTGGTACCTGAGCCAGCGGAAGGACCGGCCGCGGCGGATCGTCTGCACGGACACCGATCCGGATCGGCTCGCCCACCTCCGCGCGGTTGCCCAGCGCGGCGGCGTATCGGCCGAACTCGTCGAGTACGTGCCGGCGGCCGATCCACGGGCCGTCCTCGACCTGCTCCACACGGCCCCGGACTGGAGTCTGGTGGTCAACGCGACCGGGCTCGGCAAGGACCGGCCGGGCTCGCCACTGCCGCCCGGGGCCAGGCTGCCCCGGCAGGGCTACGTCTGGGAGTTCAACTACCGGGGCAGCCTGGAGTTCCTGCACCAGGCCCGAGCCCAGGCCGACGAGCGTGGCCTGACCGTGGTCGACGGATGGCGGTACTTCATCCACGGGTGGAGCCAGGCGATCGCCGAAATCTTCGACGTACCGATGGATCCCGCGACGGTGCAGCGGCTGTCGGCGGCGGCCGAGGCGGTGCGGTGA
- the xylB gene encoding xylulokinase — protein MLIAHDLGTTGNKASLHSDNGALIGSVTVTYPTRFAPGGIAEQDPEDWWRALTEATRELLARHDVDAADVRGLAISGQMMGAVLLDAAYRPVRPAIIWADTRSGEQADQLVGRIGAERAYKLLGHRLNPTYSITKVMWVRDREPEVFAKVRHVCLAKDYAVYRLTGRLATDPSDASSTNAYDQERGTWSDVVLGAAGLDPALLPEIVPATAVVGTLTSAAAGATGLRAGTPIVMGGGDGPLAAVGAGVVSPADGAYCYLGSSSWVSVAAPRPLHDPAMRTMTFDHVVPGHYVPTATMQAGGASLEWIADVLEPGEAGDRFGRLVEAAETADASSDGLYFLPHLLGERSPYWNPDAAGAFVGIRRHHDRPHLVRAVLEGVAFNLLTCVDAFREHGAPVDRVDAIGGGAASDVWLRILADVWGCPVRRRSIVEEANSLGAAVTAAVGLGLVDDFGVARELSEVTAEFTPDPERHAAYRERHAVFLDAYRRLEPWFEGRGGGGGTR, from the coding sequence ATGCTGATCGCCCACGACCTCGGCACCACCGGCAACAAGGCCTCGCTGCACTCCGACAACGGCGCCCTGATCGGCTCGGTCACCGTGACCTATCCGACCAGGTTCGCCCCGGGCGGGATCGCCGAACAGGACCCGGAGGACTGGTGGCGGGCGCTGACCGAGGCGACCCGGGAACTCCTGGCCCGACACGACGTCGACGCCGCCGATGTCCGGGGACTGGCGATCTCGGGCCAGATGATGGGCGCGGTGCTGCTCGACGCGGCGTACCGGCCGGTCCGACCGGCGATCATCTGGGCGGACACCCGCAGCGGCGAGCAGGCTGACCAGTTGGTGGGGCGGATCGGCGCGGAGCGGGCGTACAAGCTGTTGGGGCACCGGCTGAATCCGACGTACTCGATCACGAAGGTGATGTGGGTACGGGACCGCGAACCGGAGGTGTTCGCGAAGGTACGACACGTCTGCCTCGCGAAGGACTACGCGGTGTACCGGCTCACCGGCCGGCTCGCCACCGACCCGTCCGACGCCTCCTCCACGAACGCGTACGACCAGGAGCGGGGGACCTGGTCGGACGTGGTGCTCGGCGCGGCCGGGCTGGATCCGGCACTCCTGCCGGAGATCGTCCCCGCCACCGCCGTGGTCGGCACGTTGACTTCGGCGGCGGCGGGGGCCACCGGCCTGCGCGCCGGTACCCCGATCGTGATGGGCGGCGGGGACGGCCCACTGGCGGCGGTCGGTGCCGGGGTGGTGTCGCCGGCCGACGGCGCGTACTGCTATCTCGGCTCCTCGTCCTGGGTCTCGGTGGCCGCGCCGCGCCCGCTGCACGATCCGGCGATGCGGACGATGACCTTCGACCACGTGGTACCCGGGCACTACGTGCCGACCGCCACCATGCAGGCCGGCGGCGCCTCGCTGGAGTGGATCGCCGACGTGCTGGAACCGGGCGAGGCCGGGGACCGGTTCGGTCGACTGGTCGAGGCGGCCGAGACCGCCGACGCGTCCAGCGACGGGCTGTACTTCCTGCCGCACCTGTTGGGCGAGCGGTCGCCGTACTGGAATCCGGACGCGGCCGGGGCGTTCGTCGGGATCCGCCGGCACCACGACCGGCCACACCTGGTCCGGGCCGTGCTGGAGGGCGTCGCGTTCAACCTGCTGACCTGCGTTGACGCCTTCCGGGAACATGGCGCGCCGGTGGACCGGGTGGACGCCATCGGTGGTGGTGCGGCAAGCGACGTCTGGCTGCGGATCCTCGCCGACGTCTGGGGCTGCCCGGTACGCCGTCGCTCCATCGTGGAGGAGGCGAACAGCCTCGGCGCGGCGGTCACGGCGGCCGTGGGCCTCGGCCTGGTCGACGATTTCGGCGTGGCCCGGGAGTTGTCCGAGGTCACCGCCGAGTTCACGCCCGATCCGGAGCGGCACGCCGCCTACCGGGAACGGCACGCGGTCTTCCTCGACGCGTACCGCCGGCTTGAGCCGTGGTTCGAGGGCCGGGGCGGCGGCGGTGGTACGCGATGA
- a CDS encoding AraC family transcriptional regulator: MSLDELRDLLERHVRPDLTTVIDGVRVCKVDDSASPVSSMSGTVLAVIARGGKRLALGDRVFEYGVGQYLVASIDLPVTGHVIDAAPGHPALGFGMTLEPAAIAELLLQVGPGDLPRSPATARPGITVSDAPDELLDAIVRLLRLLDRPRDRKALVPLYKREILWRLMTGEQGDVVRQLGLADSSLSHITRAVRWIRENYTRPFRVEEVAQLSGLSVSAFHRNFQAVTAMSPIQFQKHIRLQAARLLLANNPNDITGVGNRVGYDNPSQFSREYRRLFGAPPSLDAVRMRDGVDPAATALP; encoded by the coding sequence ATGTCCCTGGACGAGCTTCGCGACCTGCTGGAACGACATGTACGTCCTGATTTGACCACTGTCATCGACGGTGTCCGGGTCTGCAAGGTCGACGACAGCGCTTCGCCGGTGTCGTCGATGTCCGGCACGGTGCTGGCGGTCATCGCCCGGGGTGGCAAGCGTCTCGCCCTGGGGGACCGGGTGTTCGAGTACGGCGTCGGTCAGTACCTCGTCGCCTCGATCGACCTCCCGGTGACGGGGCACGTCATCGACGCCGCTCCGGGCCACCCCGCGCTCGGTTTCGGGATGACCCTGGAACCTGCTGCCATCGCGGAATTGCTGCTGCAGGTCGGGCCGGGGGATCTGCCACGGTCCCCCGCTACCGCACGGCCGGGAATCACGGTCAGTGACGCCCCAGACGAGTTGCTCGACGCCATCGTGCGGCTGCTGCGCCTACTCGACCGGCCACGGGACCGGAAGGCACTGGTCCCGTTGTACAAGCGCGAGATCCTCTGGCGGTTGATGACCGGGGAACAAGGTGACGTCGTCCGTCAGCTCGGCCTCGCGGACAGCAGCCTGAGCCACATCACGAGGGCGGTACGGTGGATTCGGGAGAACTACACCCGGCCGTTCCGGGTCGAGGAAGTAGCACAGCTCTCGGGGTTGAGTGTCTCCGCGTTCCACCGGAATTTCCAGGCGGTGACGGCAATGAGCCCGATCCAGTTCCAAAAGCACATCCGGCTACAGGCGGCGAGATTGCTGCTGGCGAACAATCCTAACGACATCACCGGCGTCGGCAATCGCGTCGGATACGACAATCCGTCCCAGTTCAGCCGTGAGTATCGGCGCCTGTTCGGTGCTCCGCCCAGCCTTGATGCGGTACGCATGCGTGATGGAGTCGATCCCGCTGCTACGGCGCTGCCCTGA
- a CDS encoding aldo/keto reductase, which yields MKYRSLGRTGIEVSPYCLGAMMFGAMGNPDHDDSIRIIHRALDAGINFIDTADVYSQGESEEIVGKALKGRRDDVVLASKVHYPMGNDPNHRGNSRRWIMTAVENSLRRLQTDHLDLYQVHRPDPTVDVEETLSALSDLIHSGKVRAIGASGFPAPEIVEAQWVAERRGLERFRTEQPPYSIVNRSIEREVLPVCQRYGMGTLVWSPLGQGLLTGRYRKGKQTDSHRSGGMPQHFSDERKLDVVEQLIPLAERAGLPLTHLAMAFAIAHPGVTSAIIGPRTMEQLDDLLAGADTTLDDEILDRIDEIAPPGTDAAPNDVAYTPPAVSNVSLRRLPVAERSAA from the coding sequence ATGAAGTACCGCTCGCTGGGCCGGACCGGAATCGAGGTCAGCCCCTATTGTCTGGGAGCCATGATGTTCGGCGCCATGGGAAATCCCGACCACGACGACTCGATCCGGATCATCCACAGGGCCCTGGACGCAGGGATCAACTTTATCGACACCGCCGACGTGTACTCCCAGGGCGAATCCGAGGAAATCGTCGGCAAGGCGCTCAAGGGCCGCCGCGACGACGTCGTGCTCGCCAGCAAGGTGCACTACCCGATGGGCAATGATCCGAACCACCGGGGAAACTCACGGCGCTGGATCATGACTGCAGTCGAGAATTCCCTGCGCCGCCTGCAGACCGATCACCTCGATCTCTACCAGGTCCACCGCCCCGACCCGACGGTCGACGTAGAGGAGACGCTGTCTGCCCTGTCCGACCTGATCCACAGCGGCAAGGTCCGCGCGATCGGTGCGTCGGGCTTCCCAGCTCCGGAAATCGTCGAGGCGCAGTGGGTCGCCGAGCGACGCGGCCTCGAGCGCTTCCGTACCGAGCAGCCGCCGTATTCGATCGTCAACAGGAGCATCGAACGCGAGGTCCTGCCGGTCTGTCAGCGCTACGGGATGGGCACGCTGGTCTGGAGCCCGCTGGGCCAGGGCCTGCTCACCGGCCGGTACCGCAAGGGGAAGCAGACGGACAGCCACCGGTCCGGCGGCATGCCGCAGCACTTCAGCGACGAGCGCAAGCTCGACGTGGTCGAACAGCTCATCCCGCTCGCCGAGAGGGCCGGCCTGCCGCTGACCCACCTCGCGATGGCGTTCGCCATCGCCCACCCGGGCGTGACCTCGGCGATCATCGGGCCGCGCACCATGGAACAACTCGACGACCTGCTCGCCGGCGCCGACACCACCCTGGACGACGAGATCCTCGACCGGATCGACGAGATCGCTCCGCCCGGTACCGACGCCGCCCCCAACGACGTGGCCTACACACCGCCGGCCGTCTCGAACGTGAGCCTGCGCCGCCTGCCAGTCGCCGAGCGCTCCGCCGCCTGA
- a CDS encoding ABC transporter permease, translating into MTLDKNATPATGQSSDPAVDEQPATSEQPGTPPEKEVLGLGALLGRGFGGLPVLVLLVLGLSLATDTFLTGTNLDNLGRQVSIYAIIAIGQLLVILTAGIDLSVGSVVGLSGVIAAKAVFDTAGGGSVLLAVVLALLVGAAVGLLNGVLVAILKMPPFIVTLGTLGMARGLTLLYTEGRTVQPLPRSFTQIAGGEFLGVANLIWLTVLIALLVGFGLRRTVWGRYIYAVGSNPESARLTGVPVNAVLLSVYALSGMLAALGGILLASRLGNGVPTAGTGYELQAIAACVIGGASLFGARGSALGALVGALIVGLLNNGGTLLGIDPFWLQVAIGALILVAVGVDQLQGRRLVRRGA; encoded by the coding sequence ATGACCCTCGACAAGAACGCGACCCCGGCCACCGGACAGTCCAGCGATCCGGCCGTCGACGAACAGCCGGCCACGAGCGAGCAGCCGGGTACGCCGCCGGAGAAGGAGGTGCTCGGGCTGGGCGCCCTGCTCGGGCGCGGCTTCGGCGGGCTGCCCGTACTCGTGTTGCTGGTCCTCGGGTTGAGCCTGGCCACCGACACCTTCCTGACCGGCACCAACCTGGACAACCTCGGCCGGCAGGTCTCGATCTACGCGATCATCGCGATCGGCCAGCTCCTGGTGATCCTGACCGCCGGCATCGACCTCTCGGTCGGCTCGGTGGTCGGGCTGTCCGGGGTGATCGCCGCGAAGGCGGTCTTCGACACCGCCGGTGGCGGATCGGTGCTGCTCGCAGTCGTGCTCGCCCTGCTGGTCGGGGCGGCGGTCGGGCTGCTGAACGGCGTACTCGTGGCGATCCTGAAGATGCCGCCGTTCATCGTCACCCTCGGCACCCTCGGGATGGCCCGGGGCCTGACCCTGCTCTACACCGAAGGCCGGACCGTCCAGCCGCTGCCGCGCTCGTTCACCCAGATAGCCGGCGGGGAGTTCCTCGGCGTCGCCAACCTGATCTGGCTGACCGTACTGATCGCGCTGCTGGTCGGGTTCGGGCTGCGGCGGACGGTCTGGGGCCGCTACATCTACGCGGTCGGATCGAATCCGGAGTCGGCCCGGCTGACCGGGGTACCGGTGAACGCCGTCCTGCTCAGCGTCTACGCCCTCTCCGGCATGCTGGCGGCGCTCGGCGGCATCCTGCTGGCCTCCCGGCTCGGCAACGGCGTACCGACCGCCGGCACCGGATACGAACTCCAGGCGATCGCCGCGTGTGTGATCGGCGGGGCGAGCCTGTTCGGCGCCCGGGGATCGGCGCTCGGTGCGCTTGTCGGCGCGCTGATCGTCGGGCTGCTCAACAACGGCGGCACGCTGCTCGGCATCGACCCGTTCTGGTTGCAGGTCGCGATCGGCGCGCTGATCCTGGTCGCGGTCGGCGTCGACCAGTTGCAGGGGCGGCGGCTCGTCCGCCGGGGGGCGTGA
- a CDS encoding ABC transporter substrate-binding protein: MATKSVSLAAAGLAAVVTLAVGVVAGRAFSSGSGSDDGGGDAATAAIAGTKIDVIVKATESEFWQSMLAGAKKAGTDLGIELDLFGPTSEADIEPQVRLVEDAISRGAKGIVLAPNSSTALNGVIDRARSTGIKVVIVDNAVQTKSDGFIGTDNVKAGAQAGQRLCELITQAGKPNGKVLHESAVSGIQVLIDRFEGFKQGLAEKCPQATIVQTLVNDNDLNKAVGQVNDALTRVPDLAGIFADNNTSGVGTAKAVQEKGVGDRVAVVAFDSDPAEVEAVRSGGIDAIVVQNPFFFGYQGVVEAAMAVAGSNAPQRLDPGAVLVDKGNVDAEELKALLNPPKTKG, from the coding sequence ATGGCAACGAAGAGCGTCTCACTCGCCGCGGCCGGGCTCGCCGCGGTCGTCACCCTGGCCGTCGGCGTCGTCGCCGGCCGGGCCTTCAGCTCCGGTTCCGGATCGGACGACGGTGGCGGTGACGCCGCGACGGCGGCGATCGCCGGTACGAAGATCGACGTCATCGTCAAGGCGACCGAATCCGAGTTCTGGCAGTCCATGCTCGCCGGCGCGAAGAAGGCCGGCACCGACCTCGGGATCGAACTGGACCTGTTCGGCCCCACCTCGGAAGCCGACATCGAACCGCAGGTACGGCTGGTCGAGGACGCCATCTCCCGAGGCGCCAAGGGGATCGTCCTGGCGCCGAACTCCTCCACCGCGCTGAACGGCGTGATCGACCGGGCCCGGTCCACCGGGATCAAGGTGGTGATCGTCGACAACGCGGTGCAGACCAAGAGCGACGGCTTCATCGGTACCGACAACGTCAAGGCCGGCGCCCAGGCGGGTCAGCGGCTCTGTGAGCTGATCACCCAGGCCGGCAAGCCGAACGGCAAGGTACTGCACGAGTCGGCGGTCTCCGGCATACAGGTGCTGATCGACCGGTTCGAGGGCTTCAAGCAGGGCCTGGCGGAGAAGTGCCCGCAGGCGACGATCGTGCAGACGCTGGTCAACGACAATGACCTGAACAAGGCGGTCGGCCAGGTCAACGACGCGCTGACCCGGGTACCCGACCTCGCCGGCATCTTCGCCGACAACAACACCTCCGGGGTCGGCACCGCCAAGGCGGTCCAGGAGAAGGGCGTCGGCGACCGGGTCGCCGTGGTGGCGTTCGACTCCGACCCGGCCGAGGTCGAGGCGGTACGGTCCGGCGGAATCGACGCGATCGTCGTACAGAACCCGTTCTTCTTCGGGTACCAGGGAGTGGTGGAGGCGGCGATGGCGGTCGCCGGCAGCAACGCACCGCAGCGGCTCGACCCGGGTGCGGTACTGGTGGACAAGGGCAACGTCGACGCCGAGGAACTCAAGGCGCTGCTGAACCCGCCGAAGACCAAGGGCTGA
- a CDS encoding phosphotriesterase family protein gives MSFVRTVLGDVSPSDLGPTDYHEHLFQASPLLAGDELDDEPSSQAETALLFEAGITAMVEATPVGLGRDPAAVARISAATGMRVVATTGAHRAAHYGPDHPLASWSEAQLAARFLADLVDGCPARDVGTASEDHGRGTAVALDPSGRPVRAGLLKAGLGYWSIGPFERRVLGAVAAAHRSSGAPVMVHLEHGSAAHEVLDLLAADAVAAGRVVLAHADRNPDPGLHVELAQRGAYLGYDGMARHRDRPDSALIELIEAVCGQGMTDHLLLGGDVARRSRYVGYGGMPGMAYLPNRFLPRLRTHLGPDVVRRILVDAPARVLAWGTSG, from the coding sequence GTGAGCTTCGTCCGGACCGTGCTCGGTGACGTGTCACCCTCGGACCTCGGACCGACCGACTATCACGAGCACCTGTTCCAGGCCAGCCCGCTGCTGGCCGGGGACGAGCTGGACGACGAGCCGTCGAGCCAGGCCGAGACGGCGTTGCTGTTCGAGGCCGGCATCACTGCGATGGTGGAGGCGACCCCGGTTGGGCTCGGCCGCGACCCGGCGGCGGTCGCCCGGATCAGCGCGGCCACCGGGATGCGGGTGGTGGCGACGACCGGGGCGCACCGGGCCGCGCACTACGGCCCGGACCATCCGCTGGCCTCCTGGTCGGAGGCGCAGCTTGCGGCACGCTTCCTTGCCGATCTGGTCGACGGGTGTCCGGCCCGCGACGTCGGCACCGCTTCCGAAGACCACGGCAGGGGTACGGCGGTCGCGCTGGATCCGTCGGGGCGGCCGGTGCGGGCCGGGCTGTTGAAGGCGGGACTTGGGTACTGGTCGATCGGTCCGTTCGAGCGTCGGGTGCTGGGGGCGGTGGCTGCCGCGCATCGCTCGTCCGGTGCTCCCGTGATGGTGCACCTGGAGCATGGCAGCGCTGCGCACGAGGTTCTTGACCTGCTGGCTGCGGATGCGGTTGCTGCGGGACGGGTGGTGCTCGCCCATGCCGACCGTAATCCTGATCCGGGGCTGCACGTGGAACTCGCCCAGCGGGGTGCGTACCTGGGTTATGACGGGATGGCGCGGCATCGGGATCGGCCGGACAGCGCGTTGATCGAGCTGATCGAAGCGGTGTGTGGACAGGGGATGACCGACCATCTGCTGCTCGGCGGTGACGTCGCCCGCCGCAGCCGGTACGTCGGGTACGGCGGGATGCCGGGGATGGCGTACCTGCCCAACCGGTTCCTGCCCCGGCTGCGTACGCACCTCGGCCCGGACGTCGTACGCCGGATCCTGGTCGACGCGCCGGCCCGGGTGCTCGCCTGGGGCACCAGCGGCTGA
- a CDS encoding phosphoglycerate dehydrogenase, with protein MSVTERIGPAGGRSVLVTSRSFSSGSRDLLGELAEAGLTVVRGPADHRLDALRPLLAGTVGWIAGTGPVTEAHLSAAPRLTVLARYGVGVDAVDLEAAAARGVVVTNTPGANTEAVADLTIGLLLAALRGIPAGDRRVRSGSWTISRGRELGALTVGIVGFGRIGRAVGRRLSGFGATVLAYDPMLDAEAIRAAGAEPVELAELPARCTAISLHAPGGGRPLVDADWLAGARDGLILVNSARADLVDEPALAAALRSGRVAGYAADTLDTESTGGTSPLLAEDLADKVVVTPHLGAQTVEAIDRMGSLAVADLLAVLDGGTPTHPVRVGGSR; from the coding sequence ATGAGCGTGACCGAACGGATCGGCCCGGCCGGCGGGCGCAGTGTGCTCGTCACGTCGCGGTCGTTCTCCTCCGGTTCCCGGGACCTGCTCGGCGAGCTGGCGGAGGCCGGCCTGACCGTCGTACGCGGACCAGCCGACCACCGGCTCGACGCGCTGCGCCCGCTGCTCGCCGGCACCGTCGGCTGGATCGCCGGCACCGGCCCGGTGACCGAGGCGCACCTGTCCGCCGCGCCCCGCCTGACGGTGCTGGCCCGGTACGGCGTCGGGGTCGACGCGGTGGACCTGGAAGCGGCGGCGGCGCGCGGTGTCGTGGTCACCAACACACCGGGGGCGAACACCGAGGCGGTCGCCGACCTCACCATCGGGCTGCTGCTCGCCGCGTTGCGCGGTATCCCGGCCGGGGACCGGCGGGTCCGGTCCGGCAGTTGGACGATCTCGCGGGGCCGGGAACTCGGCGCACTGACCGTCGGGATCGTCGGCTTCGGCCGGATCGGTCGCGCGGTCGGGCGCCGGCTGTCCGGGTTCGGTGCCACGGTCCTGGCGTACGACCCGATGCTGGACGCCGAGGCGATCCGGGCGGCCGGCGCCGAACCGGTGGAGCTGGCTGAACTGCCGGCCCGCTGTACGGCAATCTCGCTGCACGCGCCCGGGGGTGGCCGGCCGCTGGTCGACGCCGACTGGCTGGCGGGGGCCCGGGACGGCCTGATCCTGGTCAACAGCGCCCGCGCCGACCTCGTCGACGAGCCGGCCCTCGCCGCCGCACTGCGCAGCGGTCGGGTCGCCGGGTACGCCGCCGACACGCTCGACACGGAGTCGACCGGGGGTACCTCGCCGCTGCTTGCCGAAGACCTGGCTGACAAGGTGGTGGTGACGCCTCATCTCGGGGCGCAGACCGTGGAGGCGATCGACCGGATGGGCTCGCTGGCGGTGGCCGACCTGCTCGCCGTGCTCGACGGCGGCACCCCGACCCATCCGGTACGGGTAGGTGGTTCCCGATGA